One genomic window of Ornithorhynchus anatinus isolate Pmale09 chromosome 10, mOrnAna1.pri.v4, whole genome shotgun sequence includes the following:
- the KASH5 gene encoding protein KASH5 isoform X3 → MIPRDWPCDALGRPVSLEEQVLISTFRACDLEKTGKVPVAQILTYIEAVSGQGAGDDRLQSLANQLDPEQKGASVDFGTFLAITKDWISYCQQDRGPEHAEEAEEGATVSTDLLPSGTLNHSDIAQLESYGGEDLRSAFSNEAELRSSIEDLEFNNRRLVGENEKLQRAVEVAEEIGARLGEEISTLEKKLRSSQQALQVAKARDEELEDMKSLAKSLQEENRGLQAQARHSEREQQQFVAEVETLREQNGKLLAEHEGVKMRSEVLAAERMALKRQLCEYETLICHRDSILSERTSQTEDLTEAVEQYRATIQELKSEIGHLEEKLFLSQGGEESRTRDPPEAGESAPQSMFLEIEATQMSLDPELELPSPLCGALPGEMPSKPAKAGDCREEELSLERGDQEGRTASYLEAVGPEETRRDTESPALTAALVPVQNQLAPMRRRTWKQLHPIPQPAPDHRASPQPPLLGLLLLFLMLLSLLLLSLPGLPAPGPPRRPAWPHLQLHYLQPPPV, encoded by the exons A TGATTCCCAGAGATTGGCCATGTGATGCGCTGGGGAGGCCTGTCAGCCTGGAGGAGCAGGTGCTCATCTCTACATTCAGAGCGTGTGACCTGGAAAAGACAG GAAAGGTTCCCGTGGCTCAGATCCTGACGTACATCGAGGCTGTGTCCGGGCAGGGCGCCGGGGATGACCGGCTGCAGTCTCTGGCGAACCAGCTGGACCCCGAGCAAAAGGGGGCCTCTGTCGACTTCGGGACTTTCCTCGCCATCACCAAGGACTGGATCTCCTACTGCCAGCAGGACAG GGGGCCCGAGCAtgctgaggaggcagaggagggagccacggtctccactgacctcctgccatCTG GGACTCTGAATCATTCAGACATTGCCCAACTGGAGAGTTATGGCGGAGAAGATCTCAGATCTGCATT CTCAAATGAGGCCGAACTCCGGAGCAGCATTGAAGACCTGGAGTTCAACAACCGAAGACTCGTGGGGGAGAATGAGAAGTTACAAAGGGCAGTGGAGGTTGCAGAAGAAATCGGGGCCCGGCTGGGCGAGGAGATCTCCACCCTGGAGAAGAAACTGAGGAG CTCCCAGCAGGCCCTCCAAGTGGCCAAGGCCCGGGACGAGGAACTGGAAGACATGAAATCTCTGGCCAAGAGCCTACAGGAAGAGAATCGAGGCCTGCAGGCCCAAGCCCGGCACTCA GAAAGAGAGCAGCAGCAGTTTGTGGCCGAGGTAGAGACGCTCCGGGAGCAG AACGGGAAACTACTGGCAGAGCATGAGGGAGTGAAGATGAGGAGCGAGGTGCTGGCAGCCGAGAGGATGGCTCTGAAG CGCCAGCTGTGTGAATACGAGACCCTCATCTGCCACAGAGACAGCATCCTCTCGGAG AGAACAAGCCAGACAGAAGATCTAACGGAAGCTGTGGAGCAATATCGAGCTACAATCCAG GAACTGAAGTCCGAGATTGGCCACCTGGAAGAAAAACTCTTCTTGAGTCAGGGAGGCGAGGAGAG CCGGACGAGGGACCCACCAGAGGCGGGAGAGAGCGCCCCACAGTCAATGTTCTTGGAGATCGAGGCCACCCAGATG AGCCTGGATCCTGAGCTAGAGCTGCCCAGCCCACTGTGCGGGGCGCTGCCCGGCGAGATGCCCTCCAAGCCGGCCAAGGCGGGAGACTGCAGGGAAGAGGAGCTG TCTCTGGAGCGGGGAGACCAAGAGGGGAGAACAGCGTCTTATCTTGAAGCCGTGGGCCCCGAGGAGACAAGAAG agaCACGGAAAGCCCAGCCCTGACGGCGGCCTTGGTGCCGGTGCAAAACCAACTGGCCCCAATGAGGCGGAGGACCTGGAAGCAGCTCCATCCCATCCCCCAGCCCGCCCCGGACCACAG GGCCTCGCCCCAGCCTCCACTCCTAGGCCTACTGCTTCTGTTCCTGATGCTGCTGTCCTTGCTGCTCCTCTCGCTGCCcgggctcccggccccgggcccccccaggAGGCCGGCCTGGCCCCACCTGCAGCTGCACTACCTGCAGCCGCCCCCGGTGTGA
- the KASH5 gene encoding protein KASH5 isoform X2: MSQPNHWTSVQSAEQHLDEMEPPPDMIPRDWPCDALGRPVSLEEQVLISTFRACDLEKTGKVPVAQILTYIEAVSGQGAGDDRLQSLANQLDPEQKGASVDFGTFLAITKDWISYCQQDRGPEHAEEAEEGATVSTDLLPSGTLNHSDIAQLESYGGEDLRSAFSNEAELRSSIEDLEFNNRRLVGENEKLQRAVEVAEEIGARLGEEISTLEKKLRSSQQALQVAKARDEELEDMKSLAKSLQEENRGLQAQARHSNGKLLAEHEGVKMRSEVLAAERMALKRQLCEYETLICHRDSILSERTSQTEDLTEAVEQYRATIQELKSEIGHLEEKLFLSQGGEESRTRDPPEAGESAPQSMFLEIEATQMSLDPELELPSPLCGALPGEMPSKPAKAGDCREEELSLERGDQEGRTASYLEAVGPEETRRDTESPALTAALVPVQNQLAPMRRRTWKQLHPIPQPAPDHRASPQPPLLGLLLLFLMLLSLLLLSLPGLPAPGPPRRPAWPHLQLHYLQPPPV; encoded by the exons ATGTCACAGCCAAATCACTGGACAAGTGTGCAGTCTGCTGAACAGCATTTGGATGAAATGGAACCGCCACCAGATA TGATTCCCAGAGATTGGCCATGTGATGCGCTGGGGAGGCCTGTCAGCCTGGAGGAGCAGGTGCTCATCTCTACATTCAGAGCGTGTGACCTGGAAAAGACAG GAAAGGTTCCCGTGGCTCAGATCCTGACGTACATCGAGGCTGTGTCCGGGCAGGGCGCCGGGGATGACCGGCTGCAGTCTCTGGCGAACCAGCTGGACCCCGAGCAAAAGGGGGCCTCTGTCGACTTCGGGACTTTCCTCGCCATCACCAAGGACTGGATCTCCTACTGCCAGCAGGACAG GGGGCCCGAGCAtgctgaggaggcagaggagggagccacggtctccactgacctcctgccatCTG GGACTCTGAATCATTCAGACATTGCCCAACTGGAGAGTTATGGCGGAGAAGATCTCAGATCTGCATT CTCAAATGAGGCCGAACTCCGGAGCAGCATTGAAGACCTGGAGTTCAACAACCGAAGACTCGTGGGGGAGAATGAGAAGTTACAAAGGGCAGTGGAGGTTGCAGAAGAAATCGGGGCCCGGCTGGGCGAGGAGATCTCCACCCTGGAGAAGAAACTGAGGAG CTCCCAGCAGGCCCTCCAAGTGGCCAAGGCCCGGGACGAGGAACTGGAAGACATGAAATCTCTGGCCAAGAGCCTACAGGAAGAGAATCGAGGCCTGCAGGCCCAAGCCCGGCACTCA AACGGGAAACTACTGGCAGAGCATGAGGGAGTGAAGATGAGGAGCGAGGTGCTGGCAGCCGAGAGGATGGCTCTGAAG CGCCAGCTGTGTGAATACGAGACCCTCATCTGCCACAGAGACAGCATCCTCTCGGAG AGAACAAGCCAGACAGAAGATCTAACGGAAGCTGTGGAGCAATATCGAGCTACAATCCAG GAACTGAAGTCCGAGATTGGCCACCTGGAAGAAAAACTCTTCTTGAGTCAGGGAGGCGAGGAGAG CCGGACGAGGGACCCACCAGAGGCGGGAGAGAGCGCCCCACAGTCAATGTTCTTGGAGATCGAGGCCACCCAGATG AGCCTGGATCCTGAGCTAGAGCTGCCCAGCCCACTGTGCGGGGCGCTGCCCGGCGAGATGCCCTCCAAGCCGGCCAAGGCGGGAGACTGCAGGGAAGAGGAGCTG TCTCTGGAGCGGGGAGACCAAGAGGGGAGAACAGCGTCTTATCTTGAAGCCGTGGGCCCCGAGGAGACAAGAAG agaCACGGAAAGCCCAGCCCTGACGGCGGCCTTGGTGCCGGTGCAAAACCAACTGGCCCCAATGAGGCGGAGGACCTGGAAGCAGCTCCATCCCATCCCCCAGCCCGCCCCGGACCACAG GGCCTCGCCCCAGCCTCCACTCCTAGGCCTACTGCTTCTGTTCCTGATGCTGCTGTCCTTGCTGCTCCTCTCGCTGCCcgggctcccggccccgggcccccccaggAGGCCGGCCTGGCCCCACCTGCAGCTGCACTACCTGCAGCCGCCCCCGGTGTGA
- the KASH5 gene encoding protein KASH5 isoform X1 encodes MSQPNHWTSVQSAEQHLDEMEPPPDMIPRDWPCDALGRPVSLEEQVLISTFRACDLEKTGKVPVAQILTYIEAVSGQGAGDDRLQSLANQLDPEQKGASVDFGTFLAITKDWISYCQQDRGPEHAEEAEEGATVSTDLLPSGTLNHSDIAQLESYGGEDLRSAFSNEAELRSSIEDLEFNNRRLVGENEKLQRAVEVAEEIGARLGEEISTLEKKLRSSQQALQVAKARDEELEDMKSLAKSLQEENRGLQAQARHSEREQQQFVAEVETLREQNGKLLAEHEGVKMRSEVLAAERMALKRQLCEYETLICHRDSILSERTSQTEDLTEAVEQYRATIQELKSEIGHLEEKLFLSQGGEESRTRDPPEAGESAPQSMFLEIEATQMSLDPELELPSPLCGALPGEMPSKPAKAGDCREEELSLERGDQEGRTASYLEAVGPEETRRDTESPALTAALVPVQNQLAPMRRRTWKQLHPIPQPAPDHRASPQPPLLGLLLLFLMLLSLLLLSLPGLPAPGPPRRPAWPHLQLHYLQPPPV; translated from the exons ATGTCACAGCCAAATCACTGGACAAGTGTGCAGTCTGCTGAACAGCATTTGGATGAAATGGAACCGCCACCAGATA TGATTCCCAGAGATTGGCCATGTGATGCGCTGGGGAGGCCTGTCAGCCTGGAGGAGCAGGTGCTCATCTCTACATTCAGAGCGTGTGACCTGGAAAAGACAG GAAAGGTTCCCGTGGCTCAGATCCTGACGTACATCGAGGCTGTGTCCGGGCAGGGCGCCGGGGATGACCGGCTGCAGTCTCTGGCGAACCAGCTGGACCCCGAGCAAAAGGGGGCCTCTGTCGACTTCGGGACTTTCCTCGCCATCACCAAGGACTGGATCTCCTACTGCCAGCAGGACAG GGGGCCCGAGCAtgctgaggaggcagaggagggagccacggtctccactgacctcctgccatCTG GGACTCTGAATCATTCAGACATTGCCCAACTGGAGAGTTATGGCGGAGAAGATCTCAGATCTGCATT CTCAAATGAGGCCGAACTCCGGAGCAGCATTGAAGACCTGGAGTTCAACAACCGAAGACTCGTGGGGGAGAATGAGAAGTTACAAAGGGCAGTGGAGGTTGCAGAAGAAATCGGGGCCCGGCTGGGCGAGGAGATCTCCACCCTGGAGAAGAAACTGAGGAG CTCCCAGCAGGCCCTCCAAGTGGCCAAGGCCCGGGACGAGGAACTGGAAGACATGAAATCTCTGGCCAAGAGCCTACAGGAAGAGAATCGAGGCCTGCAGGCCCAAGCCCGGCACTCA GAAAGAGAGCAGCAGCAGTTTGTGGCCGAGGTAGAGACGCTCCGGGAGCAG AACGGGAAACTACTGGCAGAGCATGAGGGAGTGAAGATGAGGAGCGAGGTGCTGGCAGCCGAGAGGATGGCTCTGAAG CGCCAGCTGTGTGAATACGAGACCCTCATCTGCCACAGAGACAGCATCCTCTCGGAG AGAACAAGCCAGACAGAAGATCTAACGGAAGCTGTGGAGCAATATCGAGCTACAATCCAG GAACTGAAGTCCGAGATTGGCCACCTGGAAGAAAAACTCTTCTTGAGTCAGGGAGGCGAGGAGAG CCGGACGAGGGACCCACCAGAGGCGGGAGAGAGCGCCCCACAGTCAATGTTCTTGGAGATCGAGGCCACCCAGATG AGCCTGGATCCTGAGCTAGAGCTGCCCAGCCCACTGTGCGGGGCGCTGCCCGGCGAGATGCCCTCCAAGCCGGCCAAGGCGGGAGACTGCAGGGAAGAGGAGCTG TCTCTGGAGCGGGGAGACCAAGAGGGGAGAACAGCGTCTTATCTTGAAGCCGTGGGCCCCGAGGAGACAAGAAG agaCACGGAAAGCCCAGCCCTGACGGCGGCCTTGGTGCCGGTGCAAAACCAACTGGCCCCAATGAGGCGGAGGACCTGGAAGCAGCTCCATCCCATCCCCCAGCCCGCCCCGGACCACAG GGCCTCGCCCCAGCCTCCACTCCTAGGCCTACTGCTTCTGTTCCTGATGCTGCTGTCCTTGCTGCTCCTCTCGCTGCCcgggctcccggccccgggcccccccaggAGGCCGGCCTGGCCCCACCTGCAGCTGCACTACCTGCAGCCGCCCCCGGTGTGA